In the Populus trichocarpa isolate Nisqually-1 chromosome 1, P.trichocarpa_v4.1, whole genome shotgun sequence genome, one interval contains:
- the LOC7490960 gene encoding uncharacterized protein LOC7490960 isoform X1, whose amino-acid sequence MGGPASSSSSSSEEEDANWKAAIESIAATTTFANKVLSSTSNGSTSRSAPTTEAYAENSQDSRKLKHYQIKAQKCLDIILERTLEMVRDPVSDNDLDANDVGVRLFKHSPAGIVFDHLDEIQGPRKRPRILPGHGIDEKSKKFRHQIQSIAVDGADIISEARDAERKSLAQLEAKEAKAKAKAKKEEERVVELKRIRGERWLPSIAREMQVPSKKMKTIIKVWAINELGVINMN is encoded by the exons ATGGGAGGTCCAgctagcagcagcagcagcagcagcgaaGAGGAAGATGCAAATTGGAAAGCAGCTATCGAATCAATAGCTGCAACTACCACTTTTGCTAACAAGGTTCTTAGCAGTACTTCTAATGGCTCAACGTCCCGTTCAGCACCCACTACAGAAGCTTATGCAGAGAACTCCCAGGATTCTCGAAAGCTCAAGCACTACCAAATTAAG GCGCAAAAGTGTTTGGATATCATCTTGGAAAGGACTCTAGAGATGGTTAGAGATCCTGTCTCAGATAATGATCTAGATGCAAACGATGTTGGGGTAAGGTTGTTTAAGCATTCTCCTGCTGGAATTGTATTTGACCATTTAG ATGAAATTCAAGGGCCAAGAAAGAGACCACGAATCCTACCGGGACACGGTATTGATGAAAAATCGAAGAAG TTTAGGCATCAAATCCAGTCCATTGCTGTTGATGGGGCAGACATAATTTCTGAAGCAAGGGATGCAGAGCGAAAATCATTAGCTCAATTAGAAGCTAaagaagcaaaagcaaaagccaAAGCCAAAAAGGAGGAAGAAAGAGTTGTAGAATTGAAACGGATCAGGGGGGAGAGATGGCTACCTTCTATTGCCAGGGAAATGCAG GTTCCAAGCAAAAAGATGAAAACCATAATCAAGGTTTGGGCAATCAATGAACTGGGAGTCATCAACATGAACTAA
- the LOC7490960 gene encoding uncharacterized protein LOC7490960 isoform X2, translating to MGGPASSSSSSSEEEDANWKAAIESIAATTTFANKVLSSTSNGSTSRSAPTTEAYAENSQDSRKLKHYQIKAQKCLDIILERTLEMVRDPVSDNDLDANDVGVRLFKHSPAGIVFDHLDEIQGPRKRPRILPGHGIDEKSKKFRHQIQSIAVDGADIISEARDAERKSLAQLEAKEAKAKAKAKKEEERVVELKRIRGERWLPSIAREMQLNKTSRQVI from the exons ATGGGAGGTCCAgctagcagcagcagcagcagcagcgaaGAGGAAGATGCAAATTGGAAAGCAGCTATCGAATCAATAGCTGCAACTACCACTTTTGCTAACAAGGTTCTTAGCAGTACTTCTAATGGCTCAACGTCCCGTTCAGCACCCACTACAGAAGCTTATGCAGAGAACTCCCAGGATTCTCGAAAGCTCAAGCACTACCAAATTAAG GCGCAAAAGTGTTTGGATATCATCTTGGAAAGGACTCTAGAGATGGTTAGAGATCCTGTCTCAGATAATGATCTAGATGCAAACGATGTTGGGGTAAGGTTGTTTAAGCATTCTCCTGCTGGAATTGTATTTGACCATTTAG ATGAAATTCAAGGGCCAAGAAAGAGACCACGAATCCTACCGGGACACGGTATTGATGAAAAATCGAAGAAG TTTAGGCATCAAATCCAGTCCATTGCTGTTGATGGGGCAGACATAATTTCTGAAGCAAGGGATGCAGAGCGAAAATCATTAGCTCAATTAGAAGCTAaagaagcaaaagcaaaagccaAAGCCAAAAAGGAGGAAGAAAGAGTTGTAGAATTGAAACGGATCAGGGGGGAGAGATGGCTACCTTCTATTGCCAGGGAAATGCAG TTAAATAAAACTTCTAGACAAGTAATCTAG
- the LOC7478118 gene encoding uncharacterized protein LOC7478118 isoform X1 has protein sequence MASCSLGASNMKLSKLDFGRATVVNLQKQSGLIAWRGRGRLQHAGVAISHKSREAFRCRGSASETELVTTKETKSSGLTSQLIPNSSEIESLVTEICNTTSVAELELKLCGFRLYVRRDLTEKNKDTHQPLPAPPASLAVTVKTTTDASDLNGSVSTSLAISKQEPSSGGIISFLDRAADEGLMILQSPRVGFFRRSRTIKGKRAPPSCKEKQIVKEGQVLCFIEQLGGELPIETDISGEVIRILREDGEPVGYGDALIAILPSFPGIKKLQ, from the exons ATGGCTTCTT GTAGCTTAGGAGCTTCAAATATGAAGCTCTCAAAGTTGGATTTTGGTAGAGCAACAGTTGTTAATCTACAGAAACAAAGTGGTTTAATAGCGTGGAGGGGTAGGGGACGACTGCAACATGCAGGTGTGGCTATCTCACATAAATCAAGAGAAGCATTCAGGTGTCGTGGTTCAGCTTCGGAAACTGAGT tagtgacTACTAAAGAGACCAAATCATCAGGTTTGACAAGCCAACTTATTCCAAATTCATCTGAG ATCGAATCCCTGGTCACTGAAATATGCAATACAACCTCGGTAGCAGAGTTAGAATTGAAA CTTTGTGGGTTTCGGCTATATGTGAGGAGGGatttaactgaaaaaaataaagatacacATCAACCCCTGCCTGCTCCTCCTGCTTCTCTTGCTGTCACTGTGAAAACAACTACTGATGCATCTGATCTCAATGGGTCCGTTTCTACATCTTTAGCTATCTCCAAACAAGAGCCTTCTTCAGGGGGGATTATATCATTTCTTGATAGAGCTGCTGATGAAGGCTTAATGATACTGCAGTCTCCAAGG GTGGGGTTTTTCCGGAGATCTCGAACCATAAAGGGAAAGCGTGCACCCCCATCGTGTAAAGAG AAGCAAATAGTAAAGGAGGGTCAAGTGCTATGCTTCATCGAACAGCTTGGTGGTGAACTCCCAATTGAG actgACATATCTGGGGAAGTCATCAGAATACTGCGAGAGGATGGTG AACCTGTTGGATATGGTGATGCATTGATTGCAATTCTCCCATCATTTCCTGGGATAAAGAAGCTTCAGTAG
- the LOC7478118 gene encoding uncharacterized protein LOC7478118 isoform X2, translating to MASCSLGASNMKLSKLDFGRATVVNLQKQSGLIAWRGRGRLQHAGVAISHKSREAFRCRGSASETELTTKETKSSGLTSQLIPNSSEIESLVTEICNTTSVAELELKLCGFRLYVRRDLTEKNKDTHQPLPAPPASLAVTVKTTTDASDLNGSVSTSLAISKQEPSSGGIISFLDRAADEGLMILQSPRVGFFRRSRTIKGKRAPPSCKEKQIVKEGQVLCFIEQLGGELPIETDISGEVIRILREDGEPVGYGDALIAILPSFPGIKKLQ from the exons ATGGCTTCTT GTAGCTTAGGAGCTTCAAATATGAAGCTCTCAAAGTTGGATTTTGGTAGAGCAACAGTTGTTAATCTACAGAAACAAAGTGGTTTAATAGCGTGGAGGGGTAGGGGACGACTGCAACATGCAGGTGTGGCTATCTCACATAAATCAAGAGAAGCATTCAGGTGTCGTGGTTCAGCTTCGGAAACTGAGT tgacTACTAAAGAGACCAAATCATCAGGTTTGACAAGCCAACTTATTCCAAATTCATCTGAG ATCGAATCCCTGGTCACTGAAATATGCAATACAACCTCGGTAGCAGAGTTAGAATTGAAA CTTTGTGGGTTTCGGCTATATGTGAGGAGGGatttaactgaaaaaaataaagatacacATCAACCCCTGCCTGCTCCTCCTGCTTCTCTTGCTGTCACTGTGAAAACAACTACTGATGCATCTGATCTCAATGGGTCCGTTTCTACATCTTTAGCTATCTCCAAACAAGAGCCTTCTTCAGGGGGGATTATATCATTTCTTGATAGAGCTGCTGATGAAGGCTTAATGATACTGCAGTCTCCAAGG GTGGGGTTTTTCCGGAGATCTCGAACCATAAAGGGAAAGCGTGCACCCCCATCGTGTAAAGAG AAGCAAATAGTAAAGGAGGGTCAAGTGCTATGCTTCATCGAACAGCTTGGTGGTGAACTCCCAATTGAG actgACATATCTGGGGAAGTCATCAGAATACTGCGAGAGGATGGTG AACCTGTTGGATATGGTGATGCATTGATTGCAATTCTCCCATCATTTCCTGGGATAAAGAAGCTTCAGTAG